In one Streptomyces sp. NBC_01288 genomic region, the following are encoded:
- a CDS encoding molybdopterin oxidoreductase family protein — MSRTAPRICPLCEATCGLTLTIEGTRVTGARGDRDDVFSRGFICPKGASFGAVDNDPDRLRGPLVRRDGELREATWEEAFDAVAAGLRPVVERYGPNSVGVVLGNPNVHTMAGALYPTVLLGALGTRSVFTASTVDQMPKHVSCGLLYGDANAIPVPDLDHTDHLLLIGANPLESNGSLCTAPDFPGKLKALKARGGTLTVIDPRRTRTAKLADRHIAVRPGTDALLLAAMTYVLFDEHLVEMGELAVHVEGVEELRSAVKDFTPEAVAGACDVGADEIRALARELAAAPTAAVYGRIGSCTVPHGTLASWLVDVLNILTGNLDRPGGALFPQAATDRTPRPAGPGRGFALGRWRSRVSQYPEAKGELPLSALAEEIDTATAEGEPIRALIAVAANPVLSAPDGTRLDKALDSLDFMVSVDPYLNETARHADVVLPPPPPSQSPHHDFAFNTLAVRNQVRYTRPAIPLEPGRMAETEILARLILAASGMHGTDPAAVDAMVIDQTLGKAVKDPDSPVHGRDPREVADQLTGDTGPERRLDMMLRLGPYGDGFGVRPDGLTLQQLLAHPHGIDLGPLASRLPQPLKTRSGKVELLPQPIVDDLPRLRQAMSDRADGLVLVGRRHLRSNNSWMHNVPALTGGTNRCTLHIHPDDAERLGVVDGASVRVKGAGGEVTAPAEITDALRRGVVSLPHGWGHDRPGTRLSHAATDPGVNVNQLLDGSQLDPLSGNAVLNGVPVEVAALTAPL, encoded by the coding sequence GTGTCCCGCACCGCCCCGCGTATCTGCCCCCTGTGCGAAGCCACCTGTGGGCTGACCCTCACCATCGAGGGCACCCGGGTGACCGGTGCCCGAGGGGATCGCGACGACGTGTTCAGCCGGGGGTTCATCTGCCCCAAGGGCGCCTCCTTCGGGGCCGTCGACAATGACCCCGACCGGCTGCGCGGCCCCCTCGTGCGCCGGGACGGGGAATTGCGCGAGGCCACCTGGGAGGAGGCGTTCGACGCGGTCGCGGCGGGTCTGCGCCCGGTCGTCGAGCGGTACGGCCCGAACTCCGTCGGCGTCGTCCTCGGCAACCCCAACGTTCACACGATGGCCGGTGCCCTCTACCCGACGGTCCTGCTCGGCGCCCTCGGCACCCGCAGCGTCTTCACCGCGTCCACGGTCGACCAGATGCCCAAACACGTCTCCTGCGGTCTGCTCTACGGCGACGCCAACGCGATCCCGGTACCGGACCTCGACCACACCGACCACCTGCTCCTCATCGGCGCCAACCCCCTTGAGTCCAACGGGAGTCTGTGCACCGCCCCCGACTTCCCCGGCAAGCTCAAGGCACTCAAGGCCCGCGGCGGCACCCTCACCGTGATCGACCCGCGCCGCACCCGCACCGCCAAACTCGCCGACCGCCACATCGCGGTCCGCCCCGGCACCGACGCCCTGCTGCTCGCGGCGATGACCTACGTCCTCTTCGACGAACACCTTGTGGAGATGGGGGAGTTGGCTGTGCACGTGGAGGGGGTTGAGGAACTCCGTTCCGCCGTAAAGGACTTCACCCCCGAGGCTGTCGCCGGTGCCTGTGACGTGGGCGCCGACGAGATCCGCGCCCTCGCCCGCGAACTCGCCGCCGCCCCAACCGCCGCCGTCTACGGCCGTATCGGCAGCTGCACCGTCCCGCACGGCACCCTCGCCAGCTGGCTCGTCGACGTCCTCAACATCCTCACCGGCAACCTCGACCGGCCCGGCGGTGCCCTCTTCCCGCAGGCCGCCACCGACCGGACACCCCGGCCCGCCGGACCAGGCCGAGGGTTCGCGCTCGGGCGCTGGCGTTCGCGGGTGAGTCAATACCCGGAGGCGAAGGGCGAGTTGCCGCTGTCCGCGCTCGCCGAGGAGATCGACACCGCGACCGCCGAGGGCGAACCGATCCGCGCCCTCATCGCCGTCGCCGCCAACCCCGTGCTCTCCGCACCGGACGGCACCCGCCTCGACAAGGCCCTCGACTCGCTGGACTTCATGGTGAGCGTCGACCCGTACCTCAACGAGACCGCGCGCCACGCCGACGTGGTGCTGCCGCCGCCCCCGCCCTCCCAAAGCCCGCACCACGACTTCGCGTTCAACACCCTCGCCGTCCGCAACCAGGTCCGCTACACCCGCCCCGCGATCCCGCTGGAGCCCGGCCGGATGGCCGAGACGGAGATCCTGGCCCGGTTGATCCTCGCCGCGAGCGGCATGCACGGCACCGACCCCGCCGCCGTGGACGCGATGGTCATCGACCAGACCCTCGGCAAGGCCGTCAAGGACCCCGACTCGCCCGTCCACGGCCGCGATCCGCGTGAGGTCGCCGATCAACTCACCGGCGACACCGGTCCCGAGCGACGGCTGGACATGATGCTGCGCCTGGGTCCGTACGGCGACGGTTTCGGCGTACGACCCGACGGGCTCACCCTCCAGCAACTCCTCGCCCACCCGCACGGCATCGACCTCGGCCCGCTCGCCTCCCGCCTGCCGCAGCCGCTCAAGACCCGCAGCGGCAAGGTCGAACTGCTCCCGCAACCGATCGTCGACGACCTGCCCCGGCTCCGGCAAGCGATGAGCGACCGTGCCGACGGGCTCGTCCTCGTCGGCCGCCGCCATCTGCGGTCCAACAACAGCTGGATGCACAACGTGCCCGCCCTCACCGGCGGCACCAACCGCTGCACCCTGCACATCCACCCCGACGACGCGGAGCGGCTGGGTGTCGTCGATGGAGCGTCGGTCCGGGTGAAGGGCGCCGGGGGAGAGGTGACCGCCCCCGCGGAGATCACGGACGCCCTGCGCCGGGGCGTCGTGAGCCTTCCGCACGGCTGGGGGCACGACCGTCCCGGCACCCGGCTCAGCCACGCCGCCACCGATCCGGGCGTCAACGTGAACCAGCTGCTCGACGGCAGTCAGCTCGACCCGCTGTCGGGCAACGCGGTGCTCAATGGAGTGCCCGTGGAGGTCGCCGCGCTGACCGCACCTCTGTGA
- a CDS encoding CitMHS family transporter, translated as MLTILGFTMIATFLVLIMLKKMSPIAALVLIPALFCVFVGKGGKLGDYVIDGVTSLAPTAAMLMFAIVYFGVMIDVGLFDPIVRGILKFCKADPLRIVVGTAVLAAIVSLDGDGSTTFMITVSAMYPLYKRLKMSLVVMTGVAAMANGVMNTLPWGGPTARAATALKVSASDIFVPMIPALAVGMLAVLVLSYVLGRRERKRLGVLTLDDVLVEEPETETVLVAAGGDDNKRARSGGSGSGADADAELPDEDDGFQGLDPNRATLRPKLYWFNALLTVTLLTAMIMEWLPIPVLFLLGAALALTVNFPHMPDQKARLGAHAENVLNVSGMVFAAAVFTGVLQGTGMVDHMATWLVGNIPDGMGPHMAFVTGVLSIPLTYFMSNDGFYFGIVPVLAEAGNAHGVSTLEIARASLVGQPLHMSSPLVPAVYVLVGMAKVEFGDHTRFVVKWAALTSLVVLGAGILFGII; from the coding sequence ATGCTGACCATCCTCGGGTTCACCATGATCGCGACCTTCCTGGTCCTGATCATGCTGAAGAAGATGTCGCCGATCGCGGCGCTCGTGCTGATACCGGCGCTGTTCTGCGTCTTCGTCGGAAAGGGCGGCAAGCTCGGCGACTACGTCATCGACGGCGTCACCAGCCTCGCGCCCACCGCGGCGATGCTCATGTTCGCGATCGTCTACTTCGGCGTGATGATCGACGTGGGTCTCTTCGACCCGATCGTGCGAGGGATCCTCAAGTTCTGCAAGGCGGATCCGCTGCGCATCGTCGTCGGTACGGCGGTCCTCGCCGCGATCGTCTCCCTGGACGGCGACGGCTCGACCACCTTCATGATCACGGTCTCGGCGATGTACCCCTTGTACAAACGCCTGAAGATGAGCCTCGTCGTGATGACCGGCGTCGCCGCGATGGCCAACGGCGTGATGAACACGCTCCCTTGGGGCGGCCCCACCGCCCGCGCCGCGACCGCCCTCAAGGTCAGCGCCAGCGACATCTTCGTCCCGATGATCCCGGCGCTCGCCGTGGGCATGCTGGCGGTCCTCGTCCTCTCCTACGTCCTCGGCCGCCGCGAGCGCAAGCGCCTCGGCGTGCTCACGCTGGACGACGTGCTCGTGGAGGAGCCGGAGACCGAGACGGTGCTCGTGGCGGCGGGCGGCGACGACAACAAGCGCGCCCGCAGCGGTGGTTCGGGCTCCGGCGCCGACGCGGACGCCGAACTCCCCGACGAGGACGACGGTTTCCAGGGCCTCGACCCCAACAGGGCCACCCTGCGCCCCAAGCTGTACTGGTTCAACGCGCTGCTCACGGTCACCCTGCTCACCGCCATGATCATGGAGTGGCTGCCGATCCCGGTCCTCTTCCTGCTCGGCGCCGCCCTCGCCCTGACCGTCAACTTCCCCCACATGCCCGACCAGAAGGCCCGCCTCGGCGCCCACGCGGAGAACGTCCTCAACGTCTCCGGCATGGTCTTCGCCGCCGCCGTCTTCACCGGTGTGCTCCAAGGCACGGGAATGGTCGACCACATGGCGACCTGGCTGGTCGGCAACATCCCCGACGGCATGGGCCCGCACATGGCCTTCGTCACCGGCGTGCTCAGCATCCCGCTCACGTACTTCATGTCGAACGACGGCTTCTACTTCGGCATCGTCCCGGTGCTCGCCGAGGCCGGCAACGCCCACGGCGTCTCGACCCTGGAGATCGCCCGCGCCTCGCTCGTCGGCCAACCGCTGCACATGTCCAGCCCGTTGGTGCCGGCCGTGTACGTCCTGGTCGGCATGGCCAAGGTCGAGTTCGGCGACCACACCAGGTTCGTCGTCAAGTGGGCGGCCCTGACATCGCTCGTCGTCCTCGGGGCAGGAATCCTCTTCGGCATCATCTGA
- a CDS encoding MFS transporter, with protein sequence MAPGRNRGWLLRLVIAFSFTQGAVSMARPAVSYRALALGADERAIGVIAGVYALLPLFAAVPLGRRTDHGRCAPLLPVGVVLISGGCALSGLANSLWAMAMWSGVMGLGHLCFVIGAQSLVARQSAPHEQDRNFGHFTIGASLGQLIGPIAAGALIGGSDMAGTSALALLVAGAGAAVSFTSLWRIEDRTTVKSRTEQGDRVPMRSILGARGVPAGIFISLSVLSATDILTAYLPVVGEHRGIAPSVIGVLLSIRAAATIACRLVLTPLLQLLGRAALLTATCLLAGVLCAGIALPVPVWVIGLMLAVLGFCLGVGQPLSMTTVVQAAPDDARSTALALRLTGNRLGQVAAPAGAGLVAGVAGVAAPFVMLGALLVLSAGVALRSPARTPREGAVAGETSKARNRVR encoded by the coding sequence ATGGCGCCCGGCAGGAACCGCGGCTGGCTGCTCCGCCTCGTCATCGCCTTCAGCTTCACGCAGGGGGCGGTGTCGATGGCCCGCCCCGCCGTCTCCTACCGGGCCCTCGCGCTCGGCGCCGACGAGCGGGCGATCGGCGTCATCGCCGGCGTGTACGCGCTGCTCCCGCTGTTCGCCGCCGTACCGCTGGGCCGCCGCACCGACCACGGCCGCTGCGCACCCCTGCTGCCCGTCGGCGTGGTCCTGATCTCCGGCGGCTGCGCACTGAGCGGACTGGCCAACTCCCTCTGGGCGATGGCGATGTGGAGCGGCGTGATGGGCCTGGGCCATCTCTGCTTCGTGATCGGCGCCCAGTCGCTCGTCGCCCGCCAGTCCGCCCCGCACGAACAGGACCGCAACTTCGGCCACTTCACGATCGGCGCCTCCCTCGGCCAGCTCATCGGCCCCATCGCCGCGGGCGCCCTGATCGGCGGCTCCGACATGGCCGGCACCAGCGCACTCGCCCTGCTCGTCGCGGGCGCGGGCGCCGCCGTGTCGTTCACGTCCCTGTGGCGCATCGAGGACCGTACGACGGTCAAGTCCCGTACGGAGCAGGGCGACCGCGTGCCCATGCGCAGCATCCTGGGCGCCCGGGGCGTACCCGCGGGCATCTTCATCAGCCTCTCCGTACTCTCCGCGACGGACATCCTCACCGCCTACCTCCCGGTGGTCGGCGAGCACCGGGGCATCGCGCCCTCCGTGATCGGCGTCCTGCTGAGCATCCGTGCGGCGGCCACCATCGCGTGCCGCCTGGTCCTGACCCCACTGCTGCAACTCCTCGGCAGGGCAGCCCTGTTGACGGCGACCTGCCTCCTGGCGGGCGTCCTGTGCGCGGGCATCGCCCTGCCGGTCCCGGTCTGGGTCATCGGCCTGATGCTGGCGGTCCTGGGTTTCTGCCTGGGAGTCGGCCAGCCCCTCTCCATGACGACGGTCGTCCAGGCCGCCCCCGACGACGCCCGCTCCACCGCCCTCGCCCTACGACTCACCGGCAACCGCCTCGGCCAGGTCGCCGCGCCCGCCGGCGCCGGTCTCGTCGCCGGAGTCGCGGGCGTGGCCGCGCCGTTCGTGATGCTCGGCGCGCTGCTGGTGCTGTCGGCGGGGGTCGCGCTGCGCTCACCGGCACGAACGCCCCGCGAAGGGGCCGTAGCCGGCGAAACCTCGAAGGCGCGCAACCGGGTTCGGTGA
- a CDS encoding ABC transporter ATP-binding protein, translating to MTRAISLHDVSKAYARGPRVVDRLSLDIAPGEFLVLLGPSGCGKSTVLRMIAGLEQITEGELRLDGEYSNELAPSERDMAMVFQNFALYPSMTSRDNIGFPLRIETPGEDPRARVDATARMLGIEDLLERFPGQLSGGERQRVAMGRAIARHPSAFLMDEPLSNLDAKLRNHLRAEISSLTRKLGVTTVYVTHDQAEAMSLGDRVAVLRGGVLQQVGTPRSVYALPRNVFVAAFIGTPRINLLRGLVRAPLDGAMTISLGKQYLRLPEPLCLDHQLLRVQQGREVIVGLRSEAIRIAKPAAARPGEVVISGLVEHVEFQGHEVLVHFNTGSRPAVVPELEAPRPARPVRRRRREGGVLNRLRGRAGALRAGRVVVLDPSAAPESDPVPPEGRLPGDLVVRTTPDIELRHGMQVPLLVDIAHLFVFDQHGERISPAPARLPDLEE from the coding sequence ATGACACGCGCCATCTCCCTGCACGACGTGAGCAAGGCCTACGCGCGGGGCCCCCGCGTGGTGGACCGGCTGTCGCTGGACATCGCGCCGGGGGAGTTCCTCGTCCTGCTCGGGCCGTCCGGGTGCGGCAAGTCGACCGTGCTGAGGATGATCGCCGGCTTGGAGCAGATCACCGAGGGGGAGTTGAGGCTCGACGGCGAGTACTCCAACGAACTCGCCCCGTCCGAACGGGACATGGCGATGGTGTTCCAGAACTTCGCCCTCTACCCGAGCATGACCAGCCGCGACAACATCGGCTTCCCGCTGCGCATCGAGACGCCCGGCGAGGACCCGCGAGCCCGCGTCGACGCCACCGCCCGCATGCTGGGCATCGAGGACCTCCTGGAACGCTTTCCCGGCCAGCTCTCCGGCGGCGAACGCCAGCGCGTCGCGATGGGCCGCGCGATCGCCCGCCACCCCTCCGCGTTCCTCATGGACGAGCCGCTCTCCAACCTCGACGCCAAACTCCGCAACCACCTCCGCGCCGAAATCTCCTCCCTCACCCGCAAGTTGGGCGTCACCACGGTCTACGTCACCCACGACCAGGCCGAGGCCATGTCGCTCGGCGACCGGGTCGCCGTGCTGCGCGGCGGAGTCCTCCAGCAGGTCGGCACCCCGCGCTCGGTGTACGCCCTGCCCCGCAACGTCTTCGTCGCCGCGTTCATCGGCACCCCCCGCATCAACCTCCTGCGCGGCCTGGTCCGGGCCCCGTTGGACGGCGCGATGACCATCAGCCTCGGCAAGCAGTACCTCCGGCTGCCCGAACCCCTGTGCCTGGACCACCAGTTGCTCCGTGTCCAGCAGGGCCGCGAGGTGATCGTCGGTCTGCGCTCCGAGGCCATCCGCATCGCCAAGCCCGCCGCCGCCCGCCCCGGCGAGGTGGTGATCAGCGGCCTGGTCGAGCACGTGGAGTTCCAGGGCCACGAGGTCCTCGTCCACTTCAACACCGGCTCCCGGCCCGCCGTCGTACCGGAGTTGGAGGCCCCGCGCCCCGCCCGCCCGGTCCGCCGCCGCAGACGCGAGGGCGGTGTCCTGAACCGGCTGCGGGGACGCGCGGGCGCACTGCGCGCCGGACGGGTGGTGGTCCTGGACCCCTCGGCGGCCCCGGAATCCGACCCCGTACCGCCCGAGGGCCGCCTCCCCGGCGACCTCGTCGTCCGCACCACCCCCGACATCGAACTCCGGCACGGCATGCAGGTCCCGCTCCTCGTCGACATCGCCCACCTGTTCGTCTTCGACCAGCACGGCGAACGGATCTCCCCGGCCCCGGCGCGGCTGCCCGACCTGGAGGAGTGA
- a CDS encoding DUF3574 domain-containing protein has translation MTLHFTRNRAALATAGLLLAAAAPTAYASLDAETAPAPTRGTPYVETRLFFGTERPDGGPAVSDRQFMAFVDKEVTPDFPNGLTVQNGRGQWRDANGRIEKERSYELILLYPVTAAGANDRKIEEVRRAYEKAFRQEAVARVDDRTRADF, from the coding sequence ATGACCCTGCACTTCACCCGAAACCGGGCAGCCCTCGCGACCGCCGGCCTCCTCCTCGCCGCCGCGGCCCCCACCGCCTACGCGAGCCTCGACGCGGAAACCGCTCCCGCGCCGACGCGCGGAACGCCGTACGTCGAGACGCGGCTCTTCTTCGGAACCGAGCGGCCGGACGGCGGACCGGCCGTCAGCGACCGGCAGTTCATGGCCTTCGTCGACAAGGAGGTCACGCCCGACTTCCCGAACGGGCTCACCGTGCAGAACGGGCGCGGGCAGTGGCGGGACGCGAACGGGAGGATCGAGAAGGAGCGGTCGTACGAGCTGATCCTGCTGTATCCGGTGACGGCGGCCGGTGCGAACGACCGGAAGATCGAGGAGGTCCGGCGGGCCTACGAGAAGGCCTTCCGGCAGGAGGCGGTGGCCCGGGTGGACGACCGGACCCGGGCCGATTTCTGA